The segment AACTTCCCCCTCGACCTGGCAGCAGCCGAAGCCACCCCCGTGGCTCTGACTGCCCCCGCCATCGGCTGAGGTTGACTCTCAACATGGTTCAACCTCGGTTGGATCGGAAGGCCCCTGCGCAAGCGGGGGCTTTTTGTTGTGCGCCACTGGGTGCGGCTGGCAGGTGCGAGTGCCACCGCTGCGCCATCACTGCCCGATGTCTTCTGCCCAGAGTTCAGGTTTGGTTTGCAGCATCCTCTGCATCAGCTTTTCGCAGGCGGGGTCGTTCAGGCAGTGCACCTCGATACCGGCTTCGCGCAGCCACCGTTCGGCGCCTTGAAAGCTCTTGCGCTCACCGATCACCACCCGGCGAAAGCCCAGTAGCACGGCGGTGCCGGCGCACATCGGGCAGGGCGAGAGTGTGGTCACGAGAGTGAGGTCGCGCCAGTCGCGGCGGCGGCCTGCATTGCGAATGCATTGGGTTTCCCCATGGCTTGTGGGGTCGCCGTTCTGCACCCGTTGGTTGTGCCCACGGGCCACGATCGTGCCGTCTTCCTGGGCGAGCACGGCGCCGATGGGAATGCCACCCTCCTGCCAGCTTTGCTCCGCCTCCTGGCGGGCGGCATCCAGCAAGACCTGCATGGTGGCCTGATCCATCGTTCAACCCTGGGGTTTACCCATTCAGGCGTGGGTAGTCGATGTAGCCGGCGGGCCCGGCGCTGTAAAACGTTGCGGGATCCGCCGTAGTCAGTGGAGCGTTCGACGCAAACCGTTCCGGCAGATCCGGGTTGGCGATGAACGGTCTGCCGAAAGCCACCGCATCCACCGCGCCGGAGTGAATGGCAGCGTTGGCCTCCTCGGCTCCATAGCCCATGTTGGCCACCAGCACGCCCTGGTATCGCTCTCTGGTGGGGGTGAGTACATCACCCAGCTGCTCACCCAATAAATCAGCCCGCATGAGGTGGAGGTAGGCGAGAGGAACCGCATTGAGCTGCTCCGCTAACCAGCTGATCAGCCCGATCGGATCGGAATCGTGCATCGCGTTGTAGCCGTTGAGCGGTGAA is part of the Synechococcus sp. HK05 genome and harbors:
- a CDS encoding nucleoside deaminase; this translates as MDQATMQVLLDAARQEAEQSWQEGGIPIGAVLAQEDGTIVARGHNQRVQNGDPTSHGETQCIRNAGRRRDWRDLTLVTTLSPCPMCAGTAVLLGFRRVVIGERKSFQGAERWLREAGIEVHCLNDPACEKLMQRMLQTKPELWAEDIGQ